A region from the Salvelinus fontinalis isolate EN_2023a chromosome 23, ASM2944872v1, whole genome shotgun sequence genome encodes:
- the LOC129821190 gene encoding uncharacterized protein LOC129821190, with protein MAKTKELSKDVRDKIVDLHKAGMGYKTIAKQLGEKVTTVSAIIRKWKKHKRTVKLPRPGAPCKISPRGVAMIMRTVRNQSRTTQEDLVNDLKAAGTIVTKKTIGNTLRREGLKSCSARKVPLLKKAHIHARLKFANEHLNDSEDNWVNVLWSDETKMEFFAINSTCRVWRRRNAAYDPKKPSPPSNMEVETLCFGGVFLLRGQDNFTASTGRWTEPCTVKSWVKTSFPQPGY; from the coding sequence atggccaagaccaaagagctctccaaggatgtcagggacaagattgtagacctacacaaggctggaatgggctacaagaccatcgccaagcagcttggtgagaaggtgacaacagtttctgcgattattcgcaaatggaagaaacacaaaagaactgtcaaactccctcggcctggggctccatgcaagatctcacctcgtggagttgcaatgatcatgagaacggtgaggaatcagtccagaactacacaggaggatcttgtcaatgatctcaaggcagctgggaccatagtcaccaagaaaacaattggtaacacactacgccgtgaaggactgaaatcctgcagcgcccgcaaggtccccctgctcaagaaagcacatatacatgcccgtctgaagtttgccaatgaacatctgaatgattcagaggacaactgggtgaacgtgttgtggtcagatgagaccaaaatggagttCTTTGCCATCAACTCaacttgccgtgtttggaggaggaggaatgctgcctatgaccccaagaaaccatccccaccgtcaaacatggaggtggaaacattatgctttgggggtgtttttctgctaaggggacaggacaacttcactgCATCAACGGGACGATGGACGGagccatgtaccgtcaaatcttgggtgaaaacctccttccctcagccagggtattga